One window of Nicotiana tomentosiformis chromosome 11, ASM39032v3, whole genome shotgun sequence genomic DNA carries:
- the LOC104114136 gene encoding uncharacterized protein codes for MSFLGRLNYISHFIAQSTVICEPIFKLFKKDAATKWTEECQKAFDRIKEYLSNPPVLVPPEPGKPLLLYLSVLDNAFGCMLGQHDETGRNEQVIYYLSKKFTSSEAKYTLIERTCCALTWIAQKLRHYMLAYTTHLISLLDPLKYIFQKPMPTGKLAKWKILLSEFDIVYITQKAIKGQTLADHLAKNLVDGDYKPLCWGGYCKIIPWMENVFRWSNKFQRSRNWGIPNFGIRTALPSINKYKAETSTYKAVTKKVVMDFVRNIIVCRFGIPESIIVDNAANTNNDLMREICENFRIIHRNFTAYGPQMKGVVEAANKNIKRILRKIVDNHRQWHEKLPFDLLGYRTTMRTSIGETPYMLVYGTEAVIPARVEIPSLRVIQEAKLDDVEWIQIRQ; via the exons ATGAGTTTCCTAGgcagattgaattacatcagtcatttcatagcccagtccacggtaatctgtgaacccattttcaagttGTTTAAGAAGGATGCTGCCACAAAATGGACGGAAGAGTGCCAAAAAGCCTTCGATAGAATCAAAGAGTATCTTTCAAACCCGCCAGTGTTGGTTCCCCCCGAACCTGGGAAACCATTGTTGCTCTATTTGTCAGTCTTGGACAACGCCTTCGGCTGTATGTTGGGGCAGCATGACGAAACTGGGAGAAATGAGCAGGTCATCTACTActtaagcaagaagttcacatCATCCGAGGCCAAGTATACCTTGATAGAACGCACTTGCTGTGCTCTGACTTGGATTGCTCAGAAGCTAAGGCATTACATGTTAGCATACACCACACATCTGATATCTCTGCTTGACCCGCTCAAGTATATTTTTCAGAAGCCAATGCCTACcggaaagctagctaaatggaaaattctcctaagcgaatttgacattgtgtacataactcagaaAGCTATTAAAGGACAAACTTTAGCCGATCACCTCGCCAAGAATCTAGTGGATGGAGATTACAAACCGCTTTGCTGGGGAGGATATTGCAAAATCATTCcctggatggagaatgtttttcgatggagcaacAAATTTCAAAGGAGTCGGAATTGGGGTATTCCTAATTTCGGTATCCGGACAGCACTACCCAGCATCAACAAATATAAG GCCGAGACATCTACTTACAAGGCcgtcacaaagaaggtagtgATGGATTTTGTCCGAAACATCATCGTctgcagatttgggataccagaGTCTATCATCGTTGACAATGCCGCTAACACGAACAAcgacctcatgagagaaatctgTGAGAATTTCAGAATCATCCACCGCAATTTCACAGCTTACGGACCGCAAATGAAAGGGGTAGTTGAggcagccaacaagaatatcaagaggattcTGCGAAAGATAGTAGACAATCatagacaatggcacgagaagttaccttTCGATTTACTAGGTTATCGAACTACCATGAGAACATCCATTGGGGAAACACCATATATGTTGGTATATGGCACTGAAGCAGTGATACCCGCAAGGGTAGAGATACCATCCTTAAGAGTCATTCAAGAGGCAAAACTGGACGACGTAGAGTGGATACAGATCAGGCAATAA